DNA from Streptococcus parasuis:
ACCACACGCAGCAAGTACAGATGCCGAAAGAAGCGTTACACCCGCTAGAGCAAATAATTTAGTCGTCTTTTTCATAGAACACCTCTGTTTCATATAATTCGACATTTAGTATAATGTCTTATGGAATTATTATATCATAAAATTTTCTTAAATCACGTCTTTTTGTCAGAAAATTTTTAAAAAAACAGATTTTTCAGTATTTTCTAATCTTTTTCTATATATTTTCAGATTTTTTCTCACAATTCTTGTGATATAATGGTAAAGAAATGAGGTTAAAGGATTCATAATGCGTAAATTATTTTTAACACTGCTAACTATGTTCACTCTTTTTCTTGGCATCACCCCTGTACTTGCTGAGGATTTTTCAGTTGCTGCCAAACATGCTATTGCAGTAGAAGTTTCAACAGGCAAGGTTTTATATGAACAAGATGCCCAAACACCTGCTAGCATTGCTTCCATCAGTAAGTTGCTGAGTGTTTACTTGGTTTATGAGGCTTTAGAAAAAGGGGAGATTCAATTAGATACTATGGTGGATATATCAGACTATCCATATAGCTTAACTGCCAATACAGAATTGAGCAATGTAAACCTTGATGCCCGCTCTTATTCTGTCAGCGATTTGCTGAATGCATCTCTGATTACTTCTTCTAATAGTGCGATTATTGCGTTAGCTGAGAAAATTGCTGGTAGTGAAGCTGCGTTTGTTGATAAAATGAAAGCCAAAGTTGCCGAATGGGGAATCACTGATGCAACGATAGTCAATACTTCTGGTCTTGATAATTCTGACTTAGGAGAGAATATCTACCCTAGTTCAAAACCTGATGACTCCAATCAATTTTCTGCTTTAGACGTAGCAATTATTGCAAGACATCTAATTCTGGACTATCCCCAAGTCTTAAATATCACTTCATTGAATGCCTACGATTTTGGTGGCTATACCTACTATAGTACAAATCAAATGCTTAGCGAGGGGACTCACGCTCGTGGTGGTGTTGATGGTTTGAAAACAGGTACCTCTAATTCAGCTGGATCAAGTTTTGTAGCCACGACAACTCAAGCCAATATGAGAATTATTACAGTGGTACTAAATGCTACTGATGGGTTGACAAATTCAGATAATCGCTTTGTAGAAACAAATAACCTGATGAATTATGTCTATAATAATTACTCAGCTATTACTCTTGTAAAAAAGGGTGAAGCTTTTGAGAATAGCTCTGCTAAACTATTTAATGGTACTAAAGCATCCAGTCCTGCCGTTGCAACCGCCGACTTACTTGCTATTCAAAAGAATACCTCTGAACAACCCGTTACTGCCACTTTCACCTCTAATCAGACTGAATTTGATGCACCTATCACGTCTGGAACTGTTGTGGGGCAACTAAAAATTGTTGATAACGATTTAATAGGTGTAGGCTATCTTGACAACATAGCCCAAATTGATATGGTAATACCAACTACAATCAAGACAGCTCCTTGGCCAGTCTCTTGGTGGAATCAATTTGTGAGATATGTCAATGAAAAATTATAATCATTTTAAAATGGGGATGCTCATTTTTCAACATACTTTGAAACAATTCCTATAAAAAAACGCATAAACCATCGTTCTTTCATAGGAACAGGTGATTTTATGCGTTTTTTTATTAGGAGCGTTGGCATTTTAATGTAGAGTAGCATCGCTACTCCTCATCTCCTACCTCGGTTGGATATTGAGTTGGAGAGAGTTCCTGCGGAACTCCTTACTACATATCATTTTCTTACAGAAAATGACGAGCGTGGAAGGCACAGAATTGTTATAAGGTTATAAAGAAGAGCGACTTCCGTCGCACCCTATCTCCCACCTCGGTTGGAGATTTTTTGGCTTTTAGCAAACTCATGTTTGCTAAATTGCCAAAAATCTAACCAACCGAGCCCTCCATTTCATAGGCAATCAGTCTGTTGAGTTCGACTGCGTATTCCATTGGGAGTTCTTTGGTGAATGGTTCGACAAAGCCCATGACAATCATCTCTGTGGCTTCGGATTCGGATAGGCCTCGGCTCATGAGATAGTAAAGCTGTTCTTCTGATATTTTTGATACTTTGGCTTCGTGTTCGAGGGCCACCTGCGAGTTGTGAATTTCATTGAATGGGATTGTATCTGATTTAGAAATTCCATCCATAATAATTGTATCACATTCAATGTGGCTAATCGATTTGGCTGAATTTTTAGCAAAGGTTACTTGGCCACGATAATTCACTTCCCCACCGCCACGGGCAATAGATTTGGATACGATAGAAGATGAAGTCCGTGGTGCATTGTGAATCATCTTAGCACCTGTATCTTGGACTTGTCCTTTATTGGCAAAAGCTATTGACAACATAGTTCCGCGGGCTCCTTCGCCTTCCAAGTAAACCGCAGGGTATTTCATGGTCGTCTTAGCACCAAGGTTACCGTCAATCCACTCAACTGTAGCATTTTTCTCAGCACGGGCACGCTTGGTTACCAAATTATAAACGTTGTCAGACCAGTTTTGAATGGTCGTGTACCGCATATAGGCACCTTCTTGGGCAATGATTTCCACAATGGCAGCGTGGAGGCTGGCCGTTGAGTAAGTCGGAGCGGTACAGCCTTCCACGTAGTGAACGCTTGCACCTTCATCTACGATGATGAGGGTACGTTCAAACTGACCTGTTCCTTCATTGTTAATACGGAAGTAGGTTTGGAGTGGAATATCCAATTTAACGCCTTTTGGTACATAGATGAAGGTCCCGCCTGACCAAACCGCTGAGTTGAGGGCAGCTAGTTTATTATCTGACGGTGGAACGAGTTTTCCAAAGTATTTTTTGAAGAGTTCAGGGTGTTCCTTAAGCGCTGTATCTGTATCTGTAAAGATAATGCCGTGCTTGTCGTACTCTTCCTTCATGTTGTGGTAGACCACTTCTGATTCATACTGGGCAGAAGCACCTGCCAGATAAGCACGCTCAGCTTCTGGAATACCGATGCGTTCAAAGGTTTCTTTGATTTTGTCTGGTACATCATCCCAGCTACGTGCTGGCTTATCCGACGGTTTTTGATAGTAAACAATATCATCAAAATCTAGTTCAGACAAGTCGGCTCCCCAAGTCTGCATCGGCATTTTCTTGAAGGTTTCATAGGATTTCAAACGGAAGTCCAACATCCATTCAGGCTCGCCTTTGATACGGGACATTTCACGAATAACTTCTTCGTTCAACCCCTTACCAGTCGAAGCCACCAGTTCCACGTTTTCATCATGGAATCCAAATTTGTATTCCCCAAGATCAATCGGGGTTGGTTCAATTCTTTCTTCTGACATAATATAAGATACTAAGCCCCTTAAGAAAGCAAATGAAAAATAGGAAATCAACTTCGTGTGCAAACACACGAGGAGATTTATCTTTTTTCAAAAGCTTTTAGGGCGAGTTCAATTTCAATCCCAATCAGAAACTGAACAATCCTTTCTGTATGATTTTCGTTTTTTGTTTATTTATAGTCCCTTAGTTTACTTTTAGTACTAGCTCTAACTGTCTGGGAGACAGTTAGAGGTTGGAAATGGAGTGAACTAAGTTCGCATCAAAAGCTGCAAGCAAATTCAATCGTCCAGTGGAGTGTTTGAAGTTGGAAATAAGGAAACAGAGTTTCCTCTTTCGTCGAAGTAATAAAAGAAAAACTATATGACTGATATTGGTGCTCAGTCAGCACTCTCACTACGTTCCAGTGCTTTCTTCAGGGCATTCCATGGTAAAGTAGCACATTTGATGCGTTGAGGGAATTTTGCGACACCAGCTAATAATGAGGCATCTTCCAGCTCCTTTTGGCGTTCATCTTTTTGACCTTGGACCATTTGTGAAAAGACTTCTGCTAATTCTTGCACGTGTAGCTTTTCTTTTCCAATAACGGCATCTGTCATCATTGAAGCCGATGCAGTTGAAATAGTGCACCCTTCTCCATCAAACGCAATGTCTGTTATAACACCATTTTCAACTTTGACAGATAATTCGATCACATCTCCACAGGTTGGATTGTGAAGTTCTAGCTTTTCCACTCCGTCCAAACTCCCATGGTGATGAGGCGACTTGGAGTGTTCAGACACAACTGCCATATAAAGAGAATCTAATCTAGATAGGGCCATTGAAAAACTCCTTCGTCTTTATCAAAGCCTCGACCAACTTGTCACAATCAGCCTTTGTATTGTATATGTAGAAACTTGCTCGAACTGTAGCAGGTACCTGCAAATACTTGAGTAGAGGCTGAGCACAATGGTGTCCTGCTCTCACGGCAACTCCTTCATAATCCAGAGCCGTAGCCACATCGTGAGGATGTAATTGATCTAAGTTAAAGGCAACAAGTCCAGTTCTTTTGGCTACATCTTGACTTCCATATATTGTTAAACCAGGAATAGCCTTTAGTTTCGGCCAAAGATAGGTAATGAGTTCTTCTTCATGCTCACGAACTCTATCCATACCAATTTGATTCAAATAATCAATCGCTGCTGCAAGACCAATCGCACCTGCTATATTCGGAGTTCCTGCCTCAAACTTCCATGGTAATTCTTTCCACGTAGCTGATTGCTCATAGACAAAGTCAATCATCTCACCACCAAATTCAACAGGAGACATCTGGTTCAAAATCTCTTCTTTACCATAAAGAACCCCTATTCCAGTTGGTCCTAACATCTTGTGGCCTGAAAAAGCAAAGAAATCAACATCTAACTCTTGAACATCAATAGCTATGTGTGGAGTTGATTGTGCCCCATCCACTACCAAATAAGCTCCTACTTCGTGTACCAAAGTTGCAATTTGCTTAATGGGTGCAATTGCCCCCAAAACATTGGAAATATGGGCAATGGAGACAAACTTAGTTTTAGAAGACAAAAGTGATTTCAAGTGTTCTACATCAATTTCACCATCTCGTAGATAAACATAGCGGAGCTGTGCACCGGTTTGTTGACAGGCTTGTTGCCAAGGAATGATATTTGAATGATGCTCCTGGACGGAAATGATTACTTCATCGTCTGGCTGTAGAATTTCTCTAGCAAACTGAGCAACCCAGTTTAAACTCGTTGTTGTTCCGCGAGTAAAGAGAATTTCCTTGCTTGATTTTGCATGAATAAAATCTGCAACCGTTTGACGAGCAGCTTCATACCGAGCTGTTGCCCGTTCTGAAAGGGTATGCACCCCTCGGTGAACATTGGCATTATCCTGTTGATAGTAATCAGCAAGTACGTCCAGAACCTGCTGAGGTTTTTGGGTGGTCGCAGCATTATCCAAATAAATCAAGGGCTCATCATTGACAAACTGGTCTAAAATTGGAAAATCCTTGCTAATACTATTCAATTCCTTCATAAACTTATCTCTTTGTTAATATTTCATCAATTACTGCGACTAGTTCATCACGAACTTCCTTGACCGGAATTTCTGTGATAACAGACCCAAGGAAACCACGAACAACTAAACGCTCTGCTGTTGCACGATCCAAACCGCGACTCATGAGATAATACATGTCCTCTGGATCAACCTGACCAATAGAGGCCGCGTGGCCCGCAGTTACTTCATTCTCGTCAATAAGGAGTATTGGATTAGCATCTGATCGCGCCTTATCCGACAACATCAACACTCGGCTTTCTTGTTGAGCATCAGCACCTTTGGCACCACGAATAATGTGCCCAATCCCATTAAAGGTCAAGGTTCCACTCTCTAAAATAACACCATGTTGAAGAATATGCCCCACCGAATTATGGCCATAGTTGGTTACCCGTGTATCCACACCTTGCACTTGACGACCAGATGATAAAGCTACCACTTTGAGGTTCGCATGACTTCCATTTCCTTTTAAGTCACTATCAAAATCGGCGACGACATTTCCTTGGTTCATTAAGCCGATTGCCCAATCAATACTTGCATCATTACCAAGTAAACCACGACGTGCGATATAGGTATCTAAATGCTTTCCTAAGCGATCAATCGCAGCAAATTTAATTTGACTCCCCGCTTGTGCAATGATTTCAACAACAATGTTGGCGGAACTAGCTACATTTCCATCACCCAAACTTTCAAAACGTTCTAAATAATTGAGCTTGGCATTTTTCCCAGCGATGATTAAAACCCGCTTGTTAAAGGCAACCGGACTTGAGCTGTCTTGGTAGAATAAAGCTTCAACAGGTTGCTCAATTTCAACATGGTCTGGAACATAGAGTACTGCAGTTGCATTAAAATAGGCTGTATTGTAAGCTGAAAGTTTGTGTTCATCATAGGCAACAGCTGCACCTAAGTATTTCTCAATGACATCTGGAATCACATCCATGGCAGATGCAAAATCTGTAAAGACGACGCCCTGTTCCACCAAATCCATCGGTAACTGCTCTAAAACAGTTTGACTGCCAACTTGCACCAATTTTGGATTATCGCCAAGCTCTGTAAAATCTGGAACTGAACCAATTGCATCATTGGTTTCCAAACGTCCATCTCCTAAATTCCAACGGTGAAATTTAACGCGCTCAACAACTGGCAAGTCTAGCTCAGCTACTTTTTCAAAGGCCTTGAGACGGAGATCTGTCAACCAAACTGGCTCTGCCTGTTCTAATGAAAATTCTTGAATTCTATCTTTGGTCATATATCCCTCCAAAGACTTAAATGTCATCTTCTTTGTAGTCAATGCCAAGTTCGGCAGCTACTTGTACGTAACCTTCTTTTTCCAAACGTTGTGCCAATTCTGGTCCGCCTGAAAGAACAACACGTCCTTCCATCATGACATGAACAACATCAGGTGTAATGTAGTTCAACAAACGTTGGTAGTGGGTAATAATCA
Protein-coding regions in this window:
- the pbp3 gene encoding D-alanyl-D-alanine carboxypeptidase PBP3, which codes for MRKLFLTLLTMFTLFLGITPVLAEDFSVAAKHAIAVEVSTGKVLYEQDAQTPASIASISKLLSVYLVYEALEKGEIQLDTMVDISDYPYSLTANTELSNVNLDARSYSVSDLLNASLITSSNSAIIALAEKIAGSEAAFVDKMKAKVAEWGITDATIVNTSGLDNSDLGENIYPSSKPDDSNQFSALDVAIIARHLILDYPQVLNITSLNAYDFGGYTYYSTNQMLSEGTHARGGVDGLKTGTSNSAGSSFVATTTQANMRIITVVLNATDGLTNSDNRFVETNNLMNYVYNNYSAITLVKKGEAFENSSAKLFNGTKASSPAVATADLLAIQKNTSEQPVTATFTSNQTEFDAPITSGTVVGQLKIVDNDLIGVGYLDNIAQIDMVIPTTIKTAPWPVSWWNQFVRYVNEKL
- the sufB gene encoding Fe-S cluster assembly protein SufB is translated as MSEERIEPTPIDLGEYKFGFHDENVELVASTGKGLNEEVIREMSRIKGEPEWMLDFRLKSYETFKKMPMQTWGADLSELDFDDIVYYQKPSDKPARSWDDVPDKIKETFERIGIPEAERAYLAGASAQYESEVVYHNMKEEYDKHGIIFTDTDTALKEHPELFKKYFGKLVPPSDNKLAALNSAVWSGGTFIYVPKGVKLDIPLQTYFRINNEGTGQFERTLIIVDEGASVHYVEGCTAPTYSTASLHAAIVEIIAQEGAYMRYTTIQNWSDNVYNLVTKRARAEKNATVEWIDGNLGAKTTMKYPAVYLEGEGARGTMLSIAFANKGQVQDTGAKMIHNAPRTSSSIVSKSIARGGGEVNYRGQVTFAKNSAKSISHIECDTIIMDGISKSDTIPFNEIHNSQVALEHEAKVSKISEEQLYYLMSRGLSESEATEMIVMGFVEPFTKELPMEYAVELNRLIAYEMEGSVG
- the sufU gene encoding Fe-S cluster assembly sulfur transfer protein SufU gives rise to the protein MALSRLDSLYMAVVSEHSKSPHHHGSLDGVEKLELHNPTCGDVIELSVKVENGVITDIAFDGEGCTISTASASMMTDAVIGKEKLHVQELAEVFSQMVQGQKDERQKELEDASLLAGVAKFPQRIKCATLPWNALKKALERSESAD
- a CDS encoding cysteine desulfurase: MKELNSISKDFPILDQFVNDEPLIYLDNAATTQKPQQVLDVLADYYQQDNANVHRGVHTLSERATARYEAARQTVADFIHAKSSKEILFTRGTTTSLNWVAQFAREILQPDDEVIISVQEHHSNIIPWQQACQQTGAQLRYVYLRDGEIDVEHLKSLLSSKTKFVSIAHISNVLGAIAPIKQIATLVHEVGAYLVVDGAQSTPHIAIDVQELDVDFFAFSGHKMLGPTGIGVLYGKEEILNQMSPVEFGGEMIDFVYEQSATWKELPWKFEAGTPNIAGAIGLAAAIDYLNQIGMDRVREHEEELITYLWPKLKAIPGLTIYGSQDVAKRTGLVAFNLDQLHPHDVATALDYEGVAVRAGHHCAQPLLKYLQVPATVRASFYIYNTKADCDKLVEALIKTKEFFNGPI
- the sufD gene encoding Fe-S cluster assembly protein SufD yields the protein MTKDRIQEFSLEQAEPVWLTDLRLKAFEKVAELDLPVVERVKFHRWNLGDGRLETNDAIGSVPDFTELGDNPKLVQVGSQTVLEQLPMDLVEQGVVFTDFASAMDVIPDVIEKYLGAAVAYDEHKLSAYNTAYFNATAVLYVPDHVEIEQPVEALFYQDSSSPVAFNKRVLIIAGKNAKLNYLERFESLGDGNVASSANIVVEIIAQAGSQIKFAAIDRLGKHLDTYIARRGLLGNDASIDWAIGLMNQGNVVADFDSDLKGNGSHANLKVVALSSGRQVQGVDTRVTNYGHNSVGHILQHGVILESGTLTFNGIGHIIRGAKGADAQQESRVLMLSDKARSDANPILLIDENEVTAGHAASIGQVDPEDMYYLMSRGLDRATAERLVVRGFLGSVITEIPVKEVRDELVAVIDEILTKR